One window of the Trifolium pratense cultivar HEN17-A07 linkage group LG2, ARS_RC_1.1, whole genome shotgun sequence genome contains the following:
- the LOC123907919 gene encoding BTB/POZ domain-containing protein At1g21780, producing the protein MSDRVETVARLAQWKIDNFGPCSYKKSDPFKLGIWNWHFSIVRNRFFSIHLFPESSRISKEHPPVARFILRVSVAGSSRKFIISPVYERLLRTQDDFVWPVDTAFMGRFIIDVEFLDLKICHMNGGEPSSVWSYDGNSQCVEAQRSTLHCLSRMLDEAILADLTIITADGTLRAHKAILSASSPVFQSMFHHNLKEKESSTIHIEDMSLESCTALLSYLYGTIKQENFRKHCLALLGAANKYDIGSLKDLCEENLLEDINSNNVLEMLNEAWFYQLHKLKKGCLTFLFEFGKIYDVKDDEINNLFQHADRELVMEMFQVMLTISNPE; encoded by the exons ATGTCTGATAGGGTGGAAACAGTTGCAAGATTAGCACAATGGAAAATCGATAACTTTGGACCTTGTTCTTACAAAAAATCCGATCCTTTTAAGCTCGGAATTTGGAACTG GCACTTTTCAATAGTAAGGAATAGATTCTTCTCCATACATCTTTTTCCAGAATCTTCTCGTATTTCTAAGGAACATCCACCTGTTGCCAGATTCATTCTTCGTGTCTCGGTTGCTGGTTCATCTCGCAAATTTATTATTTCTCCTG TTTATGAAAGGCTGCTTAGGACACAAGATGACTTTGTCTGGCCTGTTGACACTGCTTTTATGGGCCGCTTCATCATTGATGTTGAGTTTCTTGACCTGAAGATATGCCATATGAAT GGTGGAGAACCTAGTTCTGTATGGTCATATGATGGAAATTCACAATGTGTTGAAGCTCAAAGAAGTACTCTCCATTGCCTCTCTCGCATGCTTGATGAGGCTATACTTGCTGACCTAACCATTATCACGGCTGATGGTACGTTGAGAGCTCACAAGGCAATTTTGTCAGCGAGTTCCCCCGTGTTTCAAAGCATGTTTCATCACAACCTAAAGGAAAAAGAGTCTTCAACAATCCATATCGAAGACATGTCACTTGAATCATGCACTGCTCTTCTAAGTTACTTGTATGGAACAATTAAACAAGAAAATTTCCGCAAACACTGTCTTGCATTGCTCGGAGCCGCCAATAAGTATGATATTGGTAGTCTTAAAGATTTATGTGAGGAAAACCTTCTGGAAGATATTAACTCAAACAATGTTCTTGAGATGCTAAATGAGGCTTGGTTTTATCAATTACACAAGTTAAAGAAAGGATGTTTAACATTCTTATTTGAATTTGGTAAAATATATGATGTTAAAGATGATGAAATAAATAACCTTTTCCAGCATGCAGATAGGGAGCTAGTGATGGAGATGTTTCAGGTGATGCTTACAATTTCCAACCCAGAATAG